One region of Pseudoalteromonas luteoviolacea genomic DNA includes:
- a CDS encoding HAD family hydrolase, producing the protein MIKGIIFDLDGTLVTSNLDFAMMKAQLGCPREEDLLEFINALPSPYMREEAMSLIHQHEMQDAHQAEFLPGVKQAIFELSNKGFPMAIVTRNFAKAAQIKLERCNLPIELILTRDDAPAKPNPAALNLVAKQWGMPNSACIYVGDYLYDIEAANNANMISCLYSPDITPDYSQKADIIFRHWEAFLPLIEQNNLKYQHQLA; encoded by the coding sequence ATGATTAAAGGAATTATTTTTGACTTGGATGGCACATTAGTGACCTCCAATCTTGATTTCGCAATGATGAAAGCACAGCTTGGATGTCCAAGAGAGGAAGATTTACTTGAGTTTATCAATGCACTGCCATCCCCATATATGCGTGAAGAAGCTATGTCGCTTATTCACCAACATGAAATGCAAGACGCACACCAAGCTGAATTTTTACCCGGGGTAAAGCAGGCCATATTCGAGCTGTCTAATAAAGGCTTTCCGATGGCCATTGTGACCCGGAACTTTGCCAAAGCTGCGCAAATCAAGCTCGAGCGCTGCAACTTACCCATAGAACTCATCCTGACCCGTGATGATGCTCCCGCCAAGCCCAACCCTGCTGCACTCAATCTCGTTGCGAAGCAATGGGGCATGCCTAACAGTGCATGTATATACGTTGGAGATTACCTATATGATATTGAAGCGGCGAATAACGCAAACATGATCTCGTGTTTATATTCACCTGATATAACACCTGATTACTCACAAAAAGCAGACATCATATTTCGCCATTGGGAAGCGTTTTTACCTCTGATCGAGCAAAATAACCTTAAATACCAACACCAATTAGCCTGA
- a CDS encoding S41 family peptidase, which yields MFKIPRNARTYIAQSIFVSTLAVSSLSFAKGATQILSAQQVSEDIKAFVSLLHQRYAYLDTKNVDQTSFEACLQKEVAQIKTVNALSGHLNRCFEFFYDQHSEIRPRPRDYYLPMPTALTMWAEVKDDAATIISIPHNGYAHKIGFRAGMKIEQINHKPVFEAIKSANISGQKSAQTWVLNRLLTGSRHQKIVLTVSWQGQPQTLTIDTRQVVADILQDKPILTSQWMGDIAYIRPENSLGNNALISAFDQALAEFKDASALILDLRNTPSGGNSDVARGIMSRFISERFPYQEHELVAVEREFGVKRRWQEFVYPRGDNTFTKPLVVLSNRWTGSMGEGMTIGLHGMQRATVIGTPMAQLLGAISGHTLTHSQLNVVIPVEKLFHINGTPREAFLPDIVIDHIDNIENEDLALKAGLRHLSKLASKAN from the coding sequence ATGTTTAAAATACCACGTAATGCTAGAACCTATATAGCACAGTCGATTTTTGTTAGTACGCTGGCGGTTTCTAGCCTTAGCTTTGCAAAAGGCGCCACACAGATCTTATCTGCGCAGCAGGTGAGCGAGGATATTAAGGCGTTTGTCTCGCTTTTACACCAAAGGTATGCGTACCTTGATACAAAAAATGTGGATCAAACGTCATTTGAAGCGTGTCTGCAAAAAGAAGTTGCCCAAATCAAAACAGTCAATGCCTTATCTGGCCACTTGAATCGCTGCTTTGAGTTTTTTTATGATCAACATAGTGAAATCCGACCACGTCCTCGAGATTATTATTTGCCTATGCCGACCGCTTTGACCATGTGGGCTGAAGTTAAAGATGATGCTGCTACCATCATTTCAATCCCGCATAATGGCTATGCACATAAGATTGGTTTTAGAGCGGGCATGAAGATTGAACAGATAAACCACAAACCCGTTTTTGAAGCCATTAAATCGGCCAATATTTCAGGACAAAAGAGTGCACAGACTTGGGTGCTTAATCGATTATTGACTGGTTCTCGCCATCAGAAAATTGTATTGACTGTAAGTTGGCAAGGGCAACCACAGACGCTCACAATCGACACACGACAAGTCGTTGCCGACATCTTACAAGATAAACCAATCTTGACGAGCCAATGGATGGGCGACATTGCGTATATTCGACCCGAGAACAGTCTAGGTAACAATGCGTTGATCTCTGCGTTTGACCAAGCGTTGGCTGAATTTAAGGACGCGTCCGCTTTAATTTTGGATTTACGCAACACCCCAAGTGGTGGTAACAGCGATGTGGCGCGTGGCATTATGAGCCGCTTTATCTCTGAGCGTTTTCCATACCAAGAACATGAGCTGGTGGCGGTAGAGCGTGAATTTGGTGTGAAAAGGCGCTGGCAAGAGTTTGTCTATCCTAGAGGCGATAATACATTTACTAAGCCTTTGGTGGTGCTCAGCAATCGCTGGACTGGGAGTATGGGTGAGGGAATGACCATAGGTTTACATGGCATGCAACGCGCGACCGTCATCGGTACGCCTATGGCGCAGTTGCTAGGCGCCATTTCTGGTCATACACTGACGCACTCTCAGTTAAATGTGGTGATCCCCGTTGAAAAGCTATTTCATATCAATGGCACGCCCAGAGAAGCATTTTTACCTGATATTGTGATCGATCACATCGACAATATTGAGAACGAAGATCTTGCGCTTAAAGCAGGTTTACGTCATTTGTCAAAATTAGCAAGCAAAGCCAATTAA
- a CDS encoding Hsp20 family protein, producing the protein MRNVDLTPLYRSFIGFDHLASLMDRAAHNGKQASYPPYNIEALDQDKYQITMAVAGFSESELHIESENNTLRIKGQKANKEESVERKFIHQGIAERNFEQSFQLGDHVRVIGAELENGLLVVKLEREVPEALKPRKIEIGKGKLLENES; encoded by the coding sequence ATGCGCAACGTAGATCTAACTCCACTATACCGTTCATTCATTGGCTTCGATCATTTAGCATCACTTATGGACCGTGCTGCCCACAATGGCAAGCAAGCAAGTTATCCACCATATAACATCGAAGCACTAGACCAAGACAAATACCAAATCACTATGGCTGTGGCCGGGTTTAGCGAAAGTGAATTACATATAGAGTCTGAGAACAATACGCTCAGGATCAAAGGTCAAAAAGCTAATAAAGAAGAGAGTGTAGAGCGTAAATTTATACACCAAGGCATCGCTGAACGTAATTTTGAACAAAGCTTCCAGCTTGGCGATCATGTCAGAGTCATCGGTGCAGAACTAGAAAACGGATTACTGGTCGTCAAATTAGAAAGAGAAGTGCCTGAAGCATTGAAACCGAGAAAAATTGAAATCGGCAAAGGCAAGCTGCTAGAAAACGAGAGTTAA
- a CDS encoding YebC/PmpR family DNA-binding transcriptional regulator, which produces MGRAFEVRKNAMAKTAAAKTKVNSKYGKEIYVIAKNGGADPETNLSLRRLIEKAKKDQVPAHVIDKAIEKAAGGAGEDYSPARYEGYGPGNCMVIVDCLTDNPNRTIKDVRLPFTKTDSKIGSPGCVAHMFDHFAILGFAGDDDESVLEALMMADVDVTDVEVEDGKVSVFAPNTEYFKAKTALTEAFEGITFEVDEITWIPQTHVEIENEDDIANFEKFMGMLEDCDDVQNVYHNAIVKK; this is translated from the coding sequence ATGGGTAGAGCATTTGAAGTCCGCAAAAACGCCATGGCAAAAACGGCAGCGGCAAAAACTAAGGTAAACTCCAAATACGGTAAAGAGATCTATGTAATTGCAAAGAATGGCGGCGCAGATCCTGAAACAAACCTATCCCTTCGTCGTTTGATCGAAAAAGCTAAGAAAGATCAGGTTCCAGCACACGTAATCGACAAAGCAATCGAAAAAGCGGCTGGTGGTGCTGGTGAAGATTACTCGCCAGCACGTTATGAGGGTTATGGTCCAGGTAACTGTATGGTTATCGTTGACTGCTTAACTGACAACCCAAATCGTACAATCAAAGATGTACGCCTTCCATTTACTAAAACCGATTCAAAAATCGGTAGCCCAGGCTGTGTTGCACACATGTTTGATCACTTTGCAATTTTAGGATTTGCAGGTGACGATGATGAATCAGTACTAGAAGCATTAATGATGGCTGACGTTGACGTGACAGATGTTGAAGTAGAAGACGGTAAAGTGTCTGTATTCGCACCTAACACTGAGTACTTCAAAGCAAAGACTGCATTAACTGAAGCGTTTGAAGGCATTACATTCGAAGTAGACGAAATCACGTGGATCCCGCAAACTCATGTTGAAATCGAAAACGAAGATGACATTGCAAACTTCGAAAAATTCATGGGCATGCTTGAAGACTGTGACGACGTTCAAAACGTTTACCACAACGCGATTGTGAAGAAGTAA
- a CDS encoding TorF family putative porin has product MKKNLRLTLSTLSFLMVTNTVIASDWSSTITGASDYTFNGISQTENDFALQASLDYSNSETNWYAGSWASNVDFDDGTDVEVDIYFGKTWSLTDAISLDVGMAYYSYYGGDDSSDINYPEAYTKFGFDNALGTTEFNFWYSWDYAGQDEEHVITTLSHTIEVADNHDISLSYTVSNYVGGDQTWDGTDSSYHHYEIAYSTSLSGFDLSIAAEDTSIDSDTSDERIAFSVSRTFDF; this is encoded by the coding sequence ATGAAAAAAAATCTGCGACTCACATTATCCACATTGTCTTTTTTGATGGTTACAAATACGGTTATTGCGAGTGATTGGTCTTCAACTATTACCGGTGCTTCGGACTATACATTTAATGGTATCAGCCAAACTGAAAATGATTTTGCTTTGCAAGCTAGCCTTGATTACAGCAACTCTGAAACAAATTGGTATGCAGGCTCTTGGGCCTCAAACGTCGATTTTGATGATGGCACAGATGTGGAAGTGGATATTTACTTTGGCAAAACTTGGTCATTAACTGATGCAATCAGCTTAGATGTTGGCATGGCATACTACAGCTATTACGGTGGAGACGATTCGAGTGATATTAACTATCCAGAAGCGTACACCAAGTTTGGTTTTGATAATGCTTTAGGTACGACAGAATTTAATTTTTGGTATAGCTGGGATTATGCGGGTCAAGATGAAGAGCACGTAATTACAACTCTGTCACATACCATTGAAGTAGCCGACAATCATGATATTTCTTTAAGCTATACGGTGTCTAACTATGTCGGTGGAGATCAGACTTGGGATGGAACGGACAGTTCTTACCACCACTATGAAATAGCTTACTCCACCAGCTTGTCAGGCTTTGACTTATCGATTGCCGCTGAAGATACTTCCATCGATTCGGATACCTCGGACGAACGAATTGCGTTTTCAGTGTCTCGCACTTTTGACTTCTAA
- a CDS encoding alkaline phosphatase D family protein, with protein MNISRRQFVKSSMIISSLPLSLSLSGCTFSENPFSHGVASGDPLSDSVILWTRVTIPKEVKERVDIDTLTVKVIWQVAADSSFSNIITSGHVITSQAQDFTVKVDAKGLQENTRYVYRFIIDELDEPLISPTGRTKTLPEYDVSNIKLAMASCSHFSYGYFNVYARIAEIADLDAVLHLGDYLYEYGNKDIYRNPFLWNRKVTPNHEMVTLSDYRQRHACYKTDTDLQKLHQTHPMICIWDDHEFTNDAWREGAKNHNDGEGTWQVRSHAAVQAYYEWMPIREPQHAAREKAYRRFRFGKLAELNMLDTRFIGREQQVDVKDPARLDEQRTLLGYEQEQWLQDNLLDAKRNGVTWQLIGQQVQMMQIQMLGKPINTDSWDGYPAARNRLLDFIEHNHINNAVILTGDVHSSWAANICKDPYDWQKYNRFTHDGAVAVEIVTSSVTSPSIPVPGLQQLVGDVGKILMPENPHIRYVDLANRGFVTLEINKERLQANWHHVPFVGFKNEQVHIGKRFTVYSGKSKLC; from the coding sequence ATGAACATTTCTCGTCGCCAATTTGTTAAAAGCAGCATGATCATCTCAAGCTTACCTCTGAGCCTCTCACTATCGGGCTGCACCTTCTCTGAAAACCCTTTCAGCCATGGCGTGGCCAGTGGAGATCCCCTATCAGATAGCGTGATATTGTGGACTAGAGTAACCATTCCAAAAGAAGTAAAAGAGCGCGTTGATATCGACACATTGACAGTGAAAGTAATTTGGCAAGTTGCGGCAGATAGTAGTTTTTCTAACATCATTACTAGTGGTCACGTGATAACGAGCCAAGCGCAAGACTTTACTGTAAAAGTAGATGCCAAAGGCCTGCAAGAAAACACCCGATATGTATACCGTTTTATTATCGATGAGCTCGATGAGCCACTTATCTCACCAACAGGAAGAACCAAAACTCTACCAGAATATGATGTCAGCAATATCAAGTTAGCGATGGCATCATGCTCTCACTTCAGTTACGGCTACTTTAATGTGTATGCACGTATCGCAGAGATTGCAGACTTAGATGCGGTACTGCATCTGGGTGATTATTTATACGAGTATGGCAATAAAGACATCTACAGAAACCCTTTTTTATGGAATCGTAAAGTAACACCAAATCACGAAATGGTGACATTATCCGACTACCGCCAAAGACATGCCTGCTATAAAACGGATACTGATCTGCAAAAATTGCATCAAACCCACCCGATGATCTGTATTTGGGATGACCACGAGTTTACCAATGATGCATGGCGAGAAGGTGCTAAAAACCATAATGATGGTGAAGGCACATGGCAAGTGCGCAGCCATGCTGCCGTTCAAGCGTATTATGAGTGGATGCCAATAAGAGAGCCTCAACATGCAGCCAGAGAAAAAGCATACCGCCGTTTTCGGTTTGGTAAACTGGCCGAACTTAATATGTTAGATACGCGTTTTATCGGCAGGGAGCAACAAGTCGATGTGAAAGATCCAGCACGCCTAGATGAACAACGCACATTACTCGGCTACGAACAAGAGCAATGGCTACAAGACAACTTGCTAGATGCCAAACGTAATGGTGTAACATGGCAGTTGATTGGTCAGCAAGTGCAAATGATGCAGATTCAGATGCTTGGTAAGCCAATTAATACAGATTCTTGGGATGGATATCCAGCAGCCAGAAATCGACTATTAGATTTTATCGAACACAACCACATCAATAACGCCGTTATATTAACCGGAGATGTGCATTCATCTTGGGCAGCCAACATCTGTAAAGACCCTTACGACTGGCAAAAATATAACCGCTTTACCCATGATGGTGCTGTTGCTGTTGAAATTGTGACTTCATCGGTGACCTCCCCCTCCATTCCTGTGCCAGGTTTACAGCAACTTGTCGGAGACGTTGGCAAAATCTTAATGCCCGAAAATCCACACATTCGATATGTTGATCTCGCGAACCGCGGGTTCGTGACATTGGAGATCAATAAAGAACGACTACAAGCAAATTGGCATCACGTCCCTTTTGTTGGCTTTAAAAATGAGCAAGTACATATTGGAAAGCGCTTTACTGTGTATTCAGGCAAATCCAAACTATGCTAG